A window of the Cheilinus undulatus linkage group 21, ASM1832078v1, whole genome shotgun sequence genome harbors these coding sequences:
- the mettl2a gene encoding tRNA N(3)-methylcytidine methyltransferase METTL2: MAAPHAVVGVDGGSSEISQSMSETELVLTDSDSKDVKRPQFGTRFLTDPRQVFQHNAWDNVEWTEEQEASAKKKVLENSQPLPPEKQEEYDIRANEYWNDFYTIHENRFFKDRHWLFTEFPELAPKCSLNHESCSEVTSTGDKQQNGPELEPIREVAALSLADGDFPGSSATYRILEVGCGVGNTVFPILKTNNDPGLFVYCCDFSSTAVELVKTNPEYDPGRCFAFVHDLSDVEANYPVPNGTLDVIVLIFVLSALHPSKMQASISRLARLLKPGGVMLLRDYGRYDMAQLRFKKGRCLSENFYVRGDGTRVFFFTQDELHEMFIKAGLEKVQNLVDRRLQVNRGKQLTMYRVWIQCKYHKAPVQPPETQGREKEGTPPGLTINHN; this comes from the exons ATGGCGGCGCCCCATGCAGTGGTCGGAGTGGATGGAGGCAGCAGTGAAATCTCACAGTCTATGAGTGAAACCGAGCTGGTTTTGACTGATTCAGACAGCAAGGATGTGAAGAGGCCTCAGTTCGGGACTCGTTTTCTCACAGATCCGCGGCAGGTTTTCCAACACAACGCATG GGATAATGTGGAGTGGACTGAAGAGCAAGAAGCATCTGCTAAGAAGAAAGTTTTAGAAAACAGTCAGCCCCTACCTCCAGAAAAACAAG AGGAATACGACATCCGGGCAAATGAGTACTGGAATGATTTTTACACAATCCACGAAAATCGTTTCTTCAAAGACCGCCACTGGCTTTTTACGGAGTTCCCAGAGCTAGCCCCCAAGTGTAGCCTTAACCATGAGTCCTGCTCAGAGGTGACCAGCACAGGAGACAAACAGCAGAATGGTCCAGAATTAGAACCAATAAGGGAAGTGGCAGCTTTGTCACTAGCAGATGGAGACTTCCCTGGCTCCTCTGCCACATATCGCATTCTGGAG GTTGGGTGCGGTGTAGGCAATACAGTTTTTCCAATTCTGAAGACAAACAA tgaCCCAGGTCTCTTTGTTTATTGCTGTGATTTCTCCAGCACGGCTGTGGAGTTAGTCAAG ACTAATCCAGAGTACGACCCTGGGCGCTGCTTCGCCTTTGTACATGACTTGAGTGATGTGGAAGCTAATTACCCCGTACCCAATGGAACCCTTGATGTTATTGTGCTAATCTTTGTGTTGTCGGCATTGCACCCCAGCAA GATGCAGGCGTCAATCAGTAGATTAGCAAGGTTGCTGAAGCCTGGAGGGGTGATGCTGCTCAGGGACTATGGACGTTACGATATGGCACAGCTGCGCTTCAAGAAAG GAAGGTGTCTGTCAGAGAACTTTTATGTCCGAGGTGATGGAACAagggtttttttcttcactCAAG atgaGCTCCATGAGATGTTCATCAAAGCAGGGCTCGAAAAAGTGCAGAACTTGGTAGACAGACGGCTACAAGTGAATAGAGGCAAACAGCTCACCATGTATAGGGTGTGGATCCAGTGCAAGTACCACAAGGCTCCAGTTCAGCCACCTGAGACGCAGGGCAGAGAAAAAGAAGGGACCCCACCTGGTTTGACCATCAATCACAACTGA
- the tlk2 gene encoding serine/threonine-protein kinase tousled-like 2 isoform X3, with translation MMEELHSLDPRRQELLEARFTGVGVAKGSGQNQNESSNQSLCSVGSLSDKELETPEKKANDQRVRKRKAEHFDNSQGKAGARGHKISDYFEFAGGSGPGTSPARGIPPVVRSSPQHSLSNPPVTVQQGSPSSVSSVNTEHSTCSLKPTSLHMLHKATQSDLTIEKLTAMENNKNSDLEKKEGRIDDLLRANCDLRRQIDEQQRMLERYKERLNKCVTMSKKLLIEKSKQEKMACRDKSMQDRLRLGHFTTVRHGASFTEQWTDGYAFQNLIKQQERINSQREDIERQRKLLAKRKPPSMAQTPPPSLEQNKRKSKANGTESEALSQAEYHEQEEIFKLRLGHLKKEEAEIQAELERLERVRNLHIRELKRIHNEDNSQFKDHPTLNDRYLLLHLLGRGGFSEVYKAFDLTEQRYVAVKIHQLNKNWRDEKKENYHKHACREYRIHKELDHPRIVKLYDYFSLDTDSFCTVLEYCEGNDLDFYLKQHKLMSEKEGRSIIMQIVNALKYLNEIRPPIIHYDLKPGNILLVNGTACGEIKITDFGLSKIMDDDSYNSVDGMELTSQGAGTYWYLPPECFVVGKEPPKISNKVDVWSVGVIFYQCLYGRKPFGHNQSQQDILQENTILKATDVQFPPKPVVTPEAKAFIRRCLVYRKEDRIDVHQLASDPFLMPHIRKSVASSGTSGMAVASTSSSSNSSASN, from the exons ATGATGGAAGAACTGCATAGCCTGGACCCCCGACGGCAAGAGCTGTTGGAGGCTCGCTTCACTGGGGTCGGCGTAGCTAAG GGCTCGGGTCAGAACCAAAATGAGTCATCCAATCAGAGTCTATGCAGCGTGGGTTCACTCAGTGACAAAGAGCTAGAG ACCCCTGAGAAAAAAGCAAATGACCAGAGAGTGAGAAAACGGAAAGCAGAACATTTCGACAACAGCCAAG GAAAAGCAGGAGCAAGGGGACACAAAATTAGTGATTATTTTGAG tTTGCGGGAGGTAGTGGTCCTGGTACCAGCCCTGCCAGGGGAATCCCACCAGTGGTACGCTCTTCCCCACAGCACTCGCTCTCCAACCCTCCTGTCACG GTGCAGCAGGGAAGCCCGTCATCCGTAAGCTCGGTCAACACAGAGCACTCGACATGTTCACTGAAGCCTACTTCTCTTCACATGCTCCACAAAGCCACACAG TCTGACCTTACCATAGAGAAACTAACAGCAATGGAGAACAACAAGAACTCTGACCTGGAGAAGAAGGAGGGCCGAATAGACGATTTGTTGAGG GCAAACTGTGATCTAAGGAGACAGATTGATGAACAGCAGAGGATGCTGGAACGATACAAGGAACGCTTGAATAAGTGTGTGACCATGTCCAAGAAGCTGCTGATAGAGAAA TCAAAACAGGAGAAAATGGCATGCCGAGACAAAAGCATGCAGGACAGGCTCCGACTGGGTCACTTCACTACGGTTAGACACGGTGCTTCTTTCACTGAGCAGTGGACGGATGGATATGCCTTCCAAAACCTTATCAA GCAACAAGAAAGGATTAATTCCCAGCGAGAGGACATCGAGAGACAGAGGAAACTCCTGGCCAAACGCAAGCCGCCGTCCATGGCCCAGACTCCGCCCCCAAGCCTGGAGCAAAATAAACGCAAAAGCAAGGCCAATGGAACAGAAAGTGAAGC GTTATCACAGGCAGAGTATCATGAGCAAGAAGAAATCTTTAAGCTAAGACTAGGCCATCTTAAGAAg gaggaggcagagatcCAGGCAGAGCTGGAGAGGTTGGAGCGAGTGCGAAATCTGCACATCCGTGAGCTGAAAAGGATCCACAATGAGGATAATTCTCA ATTTAAAGATCACCCTACGCTAAATGACAGATACCTTCTTCTACATTTACTTGGAAGGGGAGGTTTCAGTGAAGTTTACAAG GCTTTTGATTTAACAGAGCAAAGGTATGTTGCGGTCAAAATCCACCAGTTAAACAAGAACTGGAGGGATGAGAAGAAGGAAAATTATCACAA ACATGCATGTCGAGAATATAGAATTCATAAAGAGCTGGACCACCCACGAATAGTAAAGCTCTACGACTACTTTTCGCTTGACACTGACTC GTTCTGCACAGTCCTAGAGTACTGTGAGGGCAACGACCTGGACTTCTACCTGAAGCAGCACAAGCTCATGTCTGAGAAAGAGGGCCGCTCCATCATCATGCAGATTGTTAACGCCCTCAAGTACCTCAATGAGATCAGACCGCCTATTATCCACTACGACCTCAAACCTG GTAACATCCTCCTGGTGAATGGCACAGCCTGCGGTGAGATTAAGATCACAGATTTTGGGCTGTCCAAGATCATGGATGATGACAGCTACAACTCAGTGGATGGGATGGAGCTGACGTCACAGGGTGCCGGGACATACTG GTATCTGCCCCCTGAGTGCTTTGTGGTCGGAAAGGAACCGCCCAAAATCTCCAACAAGGTGGATGTGTGGTCCGTCGGAGTCATTTTTTACCAGTGTTTGTATGGCCGCAAG CCCTTTGGTCATAACCAGTCTCAGCAGGACATCCTACAAGAGAACACCATTCTGAAGGCAACAGATGTGCAGTTCCCCCCTAAACCAGTAGTCACACCTGAAGCTAAG GCCTTTATAAGGCGCTGTCTAGTCTACCGTAAGGAGGATCGCATCGATGTGCACCAGCTGGCCAGTGACCCCTTCCTCATGCCCCACATCCGCAAGTCGGTGGCCTCGTCAGGCACCTCAGGCATGGCTGTGGCCTCCACCTCCAGCTCCTCAAACAGCAGCGCTTCAAACTGA
- the tlk2 gene encoding serine/threonine-protein kinase tousled-like 2 isoform X1, with protein sequence MMEELHSLDPRRQELLEARFTGVGVAKGSGQNQNESSNQSLCSVGSLSDKELETPEKKANDQRVRKRKAEHFDNSQGKAGARGHKISDYFEFAGGSGPGTSPARGIPPVVRSSPQHSLSNPPVTVQQGSPSSVSSVNTEHSTCSLKPTSLHMLHKATQSDLTIEKLTAMENNKNSDLEKKEGRIDDLLRANCDLRRQIDEQQRMLERYKERLNKCVTMSKKLLIEKSKQEKMACRDKSMQDRLRLGHFTTVRHGASFTEQWTDGYAFQNLIKQQERINSQREDIERQRKLLAKRKPPSMAQTPPPSLEQNKRKSKANGTESEAYGAFVCFLFFKLPVCTFKVSLRLFLYLSRLSQAEYHEQEEIFKLRLGHLKKEEAEIQAELERLERVRNLHIRELKRIHNEDNSQFKDHPTLNDRYLLLHLLGRGGFSEVYKAFDLTEQRYVAVKIHQLNKNWRDEKKENYHKHACREYRIHKELDHPRIVKLYDYFSLDTDSFCTVLEYCEGNDLDFYLKQHKLMSEKEGRSIIMQIVNALKYLNEIRPPIIHYDLKPGNILLVNGTACGEIKITDFGLSKIMDDDSYNSVDGMELTSQGAGTYWYLPPECFVVGKEPPKISNKVDVWSVGVIFYQCLYGRKPFGHNQSQQDILQENTILKATDVQFPPKPVVTPEAKAFIRRCLVYRKEDRIDVHQLASDPFLMPHIRKSVASSGTSGMAVASTSSSSNSSASN encoded by the exons ATGATGGAAGAACTGCATAGCCTGGACCCCCGACGGCAAGAGCTGTTGGAGGCTCGCTTCACTGGGGTCGGCGTAGCTAAG GGCTCGGGTCAGAACCAAAATGAGTCATCCAATCAGAGTCTATGCAGCGTGGGTTCACTCAGTGACAAAGAGCTAGAG ACCCCTGAGAAAAAAGCAAATGACCAGAGAGTGAGAAAACGGAAAGCAGAACATTTCGACAACAGCCAAG GAAAAGCAGGAGCAAGGGGACACAAAATTAGTGATTATTTTGAG tTTGCGGGAGGTAGTGGTCCTGGTACCAGCCCTGCCAGGGGAATCCCACCAGTGGTACGCTCTTCCCCACAGCACTCGCTCTCCAACCCTCCTGTCACG GTGCAGCAGGGAAGCCCGTCATCCGTAAGCTCGGTCAACACAGAGCACTCGACATGTTCACTGAAGCCTACTTCTCTTCACATGCTCCACAAAGCCACACAG TCTGACCTTACCATAGAGAAACTAACAGCAATGGAGAACAACAAGAACTCTGACCTGGAGAAGAAGGAGGGCCGAATAGACGATTTGTTGAGG GCAAACTGTGATCTAAGGAGACAGATTGATGAACAGCAGAGGATGCTGGAACGATACAAGGAACGCTTGAATAAGTGTGTGACCATGTCCAAGAAGCTGCTGATAGAGAAA TCAAAACAGGAGAAAATGGCATGCCGAGACAAAAGCATGCAGGACAGGCTCCGACTGGGTCACTTCACTACGGTTAGACACGGTGCTTCTTTCACTGAGCAGTGGACGGATGGATATGCCTTCCAAAACCTTATCAA GCAACAAGAAAGGATTAATTCCCAGCGAGAGGACATCGAGAGACAGAGGAAACTCCTGGCCAAACGCAAGCCGCCGTCCATGGCCCAGACTCCGCCCCCAAGCCTGGAGCAAAATAAACGCAAAAGCAAGGCCAATGGAACAGAAAGTGAAGCGTACGGTGCTTTTGTGTGCTTCTTATTTTTCAAACTCCCTGTGTGTACATTCAAAGTTTCACTGAGGTTATTTCTTTATCTTTCCAGGTTATCACAGGCAGAGTATCATGAGCAAGAAGAAATCTTTAAGCTAAGACTAGGCCATCTTAAGAAg gaggaggcagagatcCAGGCAGAGCTGGAGAGGTTGGAGCGAGTGCGAAATCTGCACATCCGTGAGCTGAAAAGGATCCACAATGAGGATAATTCTCA ATTTAAAGATCACCCTACGCTAAATGACAGATACCTTCTTCTACATTTACTTGGAAGGGGAGGTTTCAGTGAAGTTTACAAG GCTTTTGATTTAACAGAGCAAAGGTATGTTGCGGTCAAAATCCACCAGTTAAACAAGAACTGGAGGGATGAGAAGAAGGAAAATTATCACAA ACATGCATGTCGAGAATATAGAATTCATAAAGAGCTGGACCACCCACGAATAGTAAAGCTCTACGACTACTTTTCGCTTGACACTGACTC GTTCTGCACAGTCCTAGAGTACTGTGAGGGCAACGACCTGGACTTCTACCTGAAGCAGCACAAGCTCATGTCTGAGAAAGAGGGCCGCTCCATCATCATGCAGATTGTTAACGCCCTCAAGTACCTCAATGAGATCAGACCGCCTATTATCCACTACGACCTCAAACCTG GTAACATCCTCCTGGTGAATGGCACAGCCTGCGGTGAGATTAAGATCACAGATTTTGGGCTGTCCAAGATCATGGATGATGACAGCTACAACTCAGTGGATGGGATGGAGCTGACGTCACAGGGTGCCGGGACATACTG GTATCTGCCCCCTGAGTGCTTTGTGGTCGGAAAGGAACCGCCCAAAATCTCCAACAAGGTGGATGTGTGGTCCGTCGGAGTCATTTTTTACCAGTGTTTGTATGGCCGCAAG CCCTTTGGTCATAACCAGTCTCAGCAGGACATCCTACAAGAGAACACCATTCTGAAGGCAACAGATGTGCAGTTCCCCCCTAAACCAGTAGTCACACCTGAAGCTAAG GCCTTTATAAGGCGCTGTCTAGTCTACCGTAAGGAGGATCGCATCGATGTGCACCAGCTGGCCAGTGACCCCTTCCTCATGCCCCACATCCGCAAGTCGGTGGCCTCGTCAGGCACCTCAGGCATGGCTGTGGCCTCCACCTCCAGCTCCTCAAACAGCAGCGCTTCAAACTGA
- the tlk2 gene encoding serine/threonine-protein kinase tousled-like 2 isoform X2 translates to MMEELHSLDPRRQELLEARFTGVGVAKGSGQNQNESSNQSLCSVGSLSDKELETPEKKANDQRVRKRKAEHFDNSQGKAGARGHKISDYFEFAGGSGPGTSPARGIPPVVQQGSPSSVSSVNTEHSTCSLKPTSLHMLHKATQSDLTIEKLTAMENNKNSDLEKKEGRIDDLLRANCDLRRQIDEQQRMLERYKERLNKCVTMSKKLLIEKSKQEKMACRDKSMQDRLRLGHFTTVRHGASFTEQWTDGYAFQNLIKQQERINSQREDIERQRKLLAKRKPPSMAQTPPPSLEQNKRKSKANGTESEAYGAFVCFLFFKLPVCTFKVSLRLFLYLSRLSQAEYHEQEEIFKLRLGHLKKEEAEIQAELERLERVRNLHIRELKRIHNEDNSQFKDHPTLNDRYLLLHLLGRGGFSEVYKAFDLTEQRYVAVKIHQLNKNWRDEKKENYHKHACREYRIHKELDHPRIVKLYDYFSLDTDSFCTVLEYCEGNDLDFYLKQHKLMSEKEGRSIIMQIVNALKYLNEIRPPIIHYDLKPGNILLVNGTACGEIKITDFGLSKIMDDDSYNSVDGMELTSQGAGTYWYLPPECFVVGKEPPKISNKVDVWSVGVIFYQCLYGRKPFGHNQSQQDILQENTILKATDVQFPPKPVVTPEAKAFIRRCLVYRKEDRIDVHQLASDPFLMPHIRKSVASSGTSGMAVASTSSSSNSSASN, encoded by the exons ATGATGGAAGAACTGCATAGCCTGGACCCCCGACGGCAAGAGCTGTTGGAGGCTCGCTTCACTGGGGTCGGCGTAGCTAAG GGCTCGGGTCAGAACCAAAATGAGTCATCCAATCAGAGTCTATGCAGCGTGGGTTCACTCAGTGACAAAGAGCTAGAG ACCCCTGAGAAAAAAGCAAATGACCAGAGAGTGAGAAAACGGAAAGCAGAACATTTCGACAACAGCCAAG GAAAAGCAGGAGCAAGGGGACACAAAATTAGTGATTATTTTGAG tTTGCGGGAGGTAGTGGTCCTGGTACCAGCCCTGCCAGGGGAATCCCACCAGTG GTGCAGCAGGGAAGCCCGTCATCCGTAAGCTCGGTCAACACAGAGCACTCGACATGTTCACTGAAGCCTACTTCTCTTCACATGCTCCACAAAGCCACACAG TCTGACCTTACCATAGAGAAACTAACAGCAATGGAGAACAACAAGAACTCTGACCTGGAGAAGAAGGAGGGCCGAATAGACGATTTGTTGAGG GCAAACTGTGATCTAAGGAGACAGATTGATGAACAGCAGAGGATGCTGGAACGATACAAGGAACGCTTGAATAAGTGTGTGACCATGTCCAAGAAGCTGCTGATAGAGAAA TCAAAACAGGAGAAAATGGCATGCCGAGACAAAAGCATGCAGGACAGGCTCCGACTGGGTCACTTCACTACGGTTAGACACGGTGCTTCTTTCACTGAGCAGTGGACGGATGGATATGCCTTCCAAAACCTTATCAA GCAACAAGAAAGGATTAATTCCCAGCGAGAGGACATCGAGAGACAGAGGAAACTCCTGGCCAAACGCAAGCCGCCGTCCATGGCCCAGACTCCGCCCCCAAGCCTGGAGCAAAATAAACGCAAAAGCAAGGCCAATGGAACAGAAAGTGAAGCGTACGGTGCTTTTGTGTGCTTCTTATTTTTCAAACTCCCTGTGTGTACATTCAAAGTTTCACTGAGGTTATTTCTTTATCTTTCCAGGTTATCACAGGCAGAGTATCATGAGCAAGAAGAAATCTTTAAGCTAAGACTAGGCCATCTTAAGAAg gaggaggcagagatcCAGGCAGAGCTGGAGAGGTTGGAGCGAGTGCGAAATCTGCACATCCGTGAGCTGAAAAGGATCCACAATGAGGATAATTCTCA ATTTAAAGATCACCCTACGCTAAATGACAGATACCTTCTTCTACATTTACTTGGAAGGGGAGGTTTCAGTGAAGTTTACAAG GCTTTTGATTTAACAGAGCAAAGGTATGTTGCGGTCAAAATCCACCAGTTAAACAAGAACTGGAGGGATGAGAAGAAGGAAAATTATCACAA ACATGCATGTCGAGAATATAGAATTCATAAAGAGCTGGACCACCCACGAATAGTAAAGCTCTACGACTACTTTTCGCTTGACACTGACTC GTTCTGCACAGTCCTAGAGTACTGTGAGGGCAACGACCTGGACTTCTACCTGAAGCAGCACAAGCTCATGTCTGAGAAAGAGGGCCGCTCCATCATCATGCAGATTGTTAACGCCCTCAAGTACCTCAATGAGATCAGACCGCCTATTATCCACTACGACCTCAAACCTG GTAACATCCTCCTGGTGAATGGCACAGCCTGCGGTGAGATTAAGATCACAGATTTTGGGCTGTCCAAGATCATGGATGATGACAGCTACAACTCAGTGGATGGGATGGAGCTGACGTCACAGGGTGCCGGGACATACTG GTATCTGCCCCCTGAGTGCTTTGTGGTCGGAAAGGAACCGCCCAAAATCTCCAACAAGGTGGATGTGTGGTCCGTCGGAGTCATTTTTTACCAGTGTTTGTATGGCCGCAAG CCCTTTGGTCATAACCAGTCTCAGCAGGACATCCTACAAGAGAACACCATTCTGAAGGCAACAGATGTGCAGTTCCCCCCTAAACCAGTAGTCACACCTGAAGCTAAG GCCTTTATAAGGCGCTGTCTAGTCTACCGTAAGGAGGATCGCATCGATGTGCACCAGCTGGCCAGTGACCCCTTCCTCATGCCCCACATCCGCAAGTCGGTGGCCTCGTCAGGCACCTCAGGCATGGCTGTGGCCTCCACCTCCAGCTCCTCAAACAGCAGCGCTTCAAACTGA